The Plasmodium cynomolgi strain B DNA, chromosome 5, whole genome shotgun sequence genome segment ATCCCTACTGAGAATCGTCCTTTATGTAGCAGATGTAGTGGCCCGAGTTGGCGTTGCTTCCCATGTGCACGATGGAAGCGACTAGTTCGTAGTTggctgcggggggggaggagaagaaggtgGTGCGCGCAAGGGCGTGTGTGAATGGTCAGGGAAGTTGAGTCGCTTCTCACAAGTGAGGAATGCTCACAATTGCGGAATATGCTCACACGTGCGGAATGCTCACACGTGTATGGCGCGTCTAACAACTGTGGACCGCTTCTCGCCGAGCACCCTACCCAAGCCGTCCTCGCACTTGTTCCTGTTCACAATCGCGGCGCACTTGGTCTCCGTGAGGACGTCCAAAttggagaaaatataatcGATAGATTTTTGCAAgtcgtttttatttatgaggAGGGAAGCCATAGCCACGTCCTTGTTCACACCCATGCTGACAATGGAATTTAAATTTTCCGAGTTGACATCCGTTCCTTGGCTAATTTCCTGCAGGTCCAGTTCCACCGAATCTTCTCCATAAATATACGAGATGCagttgttcacatttttgacCTTCACTTTTCTGATGGCCTCCaaaactttttccttttcaaatcCGAGGTCTAAAAGGGAGTCGAACAGATCCTTATGCTGCTGCATGATATACTCctcgctgttttttttccctgtatGGGAACCATCCACGCAGTTCTTTCCTTGTCCTTCTTCCCCATACCCACTATTGCTATCCCCCCCAACAGGCCTCTTCTCCGATCGCATAAACTCTAAGTTAATGTACTCATCTGTCTGAACGGGAATGTTGATCTTCTTTGCGCTCCAATTTTCATCCGCGTAAAATCTTTTAATGTGAATAAAAAGGTACGGTGGGAAGCTCTTAAATTTGATGTCCTTCTGGGCCaacattttcgtttttttctcctcactgTAGTATTCATCGATGTggtccttttttatgaaattgtTCAGGCAGTCTAGTAGCGTTACatgagggggggaagaagcagtgGGGGGAGCAGAAGCAGtgggaggggaagaagtactGGGCGGAGCAGAAGCAGTcggagcagaagaagcagtcgGGGAAGTCTCTCCTTCCAATTTCTTCAACACAGCATTATCCAGGGGGATGTCCAACGAGAGGATGTTATTATGGAAGGAGCTCCTACTTACGTCATTCTCACCACTTACAATGGTTTGTTCCATTTCGAAGGTGAAGAGGTTGAAGAGGGACTTTTCGCTTTTGTGTTGATTATCCCCTTGTGTGTTTGCACCATCCGCTTGGGACATGATATCGTTGCTCTTCTTAaatttctcctccttttcgatTTCCCCTCCCTGTTCGATATTCTCCAGCTGGTTGATTTTCCTCTTAATGGAATTGTTCCCGTTTAGGAGTCTCtgaaaaataacattttcattttcgatCAGTTCATTCAGAAGGTAGCTTAAAAACTCGAAGATGTCCTGCTGGTTGTTATTACAGAAAGGGTTTCCCTTTTGATTTAGACATGCTCGAAACATAGACGGATTGATACTcacacatttttcttcatctacATCGCTATCGTAAGTTACATCCACACTTCTCATCTCACAttcttctttaaaattttttatataattttttttcttgttaatatattcttctttaaaaatCATGGAGCAGAGTTTTGCATACTGAATGAACATATCGTAgtgcgttttatttttcctgtCTAGGGTTAGTAGGAAGTCCAACTGATTGCCTATATACCTGTAGCTGATCTCTTTTATGGAGAGGAAGACTTGCAGGGCGCAATTCATGTAGCATGTATTTCCTAAGTTGAGGAAGCCAACCTTTCCCTCCTTACATACAACCTGCGTATCCTTATCAAgtatggaagaaaaatttatgttttgattttcctttatttctttctccAAAGTGGTAACTTCtgttttattcaaatttgttatatTAATTCCTAGATTTTTCAGATGTACATCTATGTATGGATCTATTACACTGTCATTTTCGTCATCTGCGTAGGAAAATAcatctgcttctccctccttgGTGATGGTTCCTAGTTTCACAACTAAGGGGTATTTCTTTCCACTCTCGTAATAATGCTTTAATgctgctccttcttcattGTTCAGACACCCCCCtccataattaaaaatttttcttccacaCCCTATGTACCCATCGGATAAGTTCAACCATATATTCTTCTTCGCTTTGCAAACTGCACATTCaagattttcattttttattgtaataTTTGGTAGCTGTACAAGATCCTTTGCGTACTTGCTTTCCTTTATTTCGTTCACCCATTTGTTGGGACTCTCCTTCtttatctcatttttgtgactGATTATACtgttgcatatattttttacacgcTCGTCTTCGATTTGATCTAAACTAATGTACATGTTTGTCTCCAAGTCGTATAGTGCATATTCGAACTGGTACTCGTATACCTTACTCTCCTTGAAACCTCCTTCCACGTTCAGAGtcagattttttatttcgcttttttctatcttgtcgagtaattttttttttttcttgataTTTAGATAGAACCTTCCTGTGTTGTCTCCTGGGTTCTGGCCGCTGCCTTGGTGCGCTCGATTGTAGTTGTACTTAAGGCACTTCAGGCTGAAGCTCTCGAAGGAAACTAGGTCCACGAACACGCCGTCCTCGAAGATGTCCTTGTAACcgctgcgggggggagggaagtgAAGTTGGGCGCG includes the following:
- a CDS encoding ubiquitin carboxyl-terminal hydrolase a (putative), whose protein sequence is MADIKSVVASISASIREPSKDDVIYLDECSVTGYKDIFEDGVFVDLVSFESFSLKCLKYNYNRAHQGSGQNPGDNTGRFYLNIKKKKKLLDKIEKSEIKNLTLNVEGGFKESKVYEYQFEYALYDLETNMYISLDQIEDERVKNICNSIISHKNEIKKESPNKWVNEIKESKYAKDLVQLPNITIKNENLECAVCKAKKNIWLNLSDGYIGCGRKIFNYGGGCLNNEEGAALKHYYESGKKYPLVVKLGTITKEGEADVFSYADDENDSVIDPYIDVHLKNLGINITNLNKTEVTTLEKEIKENQNINFSSILDKDTQVVCKEGKVGFLNLGNTCYMNCALQVFLSIKEISYRYIGNQLDFLLTLDRKNKTHYDMFIQYAKLCSMIFKEEYINKKKNYIKNFKEECEMRSVDVTYDSDVDEEKCVSINPSMFRACLNQKGNPFCNNNQQDIFEFLSYLLNELIENENVIFQRLLNGNNSIKRKINQLENIEQGGEIEKEEKFKKSNDIMSQADGANTQGDNQHKSEKSLFNLFTFEMEQTIVSGENDVSRSSFHNNILSLDIPLDNAVLKKLEGETSPTASSAPTASAPPNCLNNFIKKDHIDEYYSEEKKTKMLAQKDIKFKSFPPYLFIHIKRFYADENWSAKKINIPVQTDEYINLEFMRSEKRPVGGDSNSGYGEEGQGKNCVDGSHTGKKNSEEYIMQQHKDLFDSLLDLGFEKEKVLEAIRKVKVKNVNNCISYIYGEDSVELDLQEISQGTDVNSENLNSIVSMGVNKDVAMASLLINKNDLQKSIDYIFSNLDVLTETKCAAIVNRNKCEDGLANYELVASIVHMGSNANSGHYICYIKDDSQWYVYNDNKIGLVDTNKGKDTAYIHLYKRI